The Staphylococcus haemolyticus region ATAGACTTATCGTCATCAGTTTGTTCAGTAGCGTGATCGAATTCTAAATCATCGAATCGCTTGAAGAAACTTTCATAGTCTTCAACTGAAACTTCTTGACGTTCATTCAATAAGGCTTTATGTCCTTCAATATCTAATTGTTTTTCATAGCCTTCGACTAGCGTAGCACTAAAGAATTCTCCTACAGAACCAGATCCATAGCTAAATAATCCAATAGTTTGACCACCTTTAAGTGATCTATTCTCTAATAATGAAATCAAACTTAGATATAAAGAGCCAGTATAAATATTACCTACATAGCGATTGTAATATACTGCATCTTCATATCCAGATGTTAAACGTTCTTGCGTCGTTTCATCGGCATCATTGATAATTGAGTCTAAAGCTTTTTTACCCATTTTAGTGAAAGGTACGTGGAAACATAATGACTCAAAGTCAGATAATGTTTTATCTTCACGTCGAGCATATTCGTTCCAACTTTCTTGGAATGATTTGATATATGCATCTTTAGATAACGCACCGGCAACTAATGGATATTTATGTCCAGTTGGTCTCCAGAAGTCATACACATCTTCAGTATATGCAACGGCATCATCATTCAATTCTAAGATACTTGGATTATTTGAAATCAACATAGCTACGGCACCAGCACCTTGTGTCGGTTCACCACCAGATTGAATACCGTAACGAGCTGTATCACTTGCGATAACAAGTACCTTTTCATTAGGTCGTTTCTCAATGTAGTCTTTAGCTAATTGGATTGCAGGTGTTGCAGCATAGCAAGCTTCTTTCATTTCGAAGCAGCGTGCGAATGGCTGAACACCTAGTAAATTGTGAATTTGTACTGCAGCAGCTTTGGCATTATCGATTGCAGATTCAGTTGCTACAATGACCATTCCAATATGTTTTTTATCATCATCTGTTATAATATCTTTAGCAGCATTAGCCCCCATAGATACAATATCTTGTGATACTGGACTGACTGCCATTTGGGTTTGACCAATCCCAATTAAAAATTTATTTGGATCAACTTGGCGAGCTTCAGCAAGCTTAGCCATGTCTACATAGTATTTAGGTACGTAAAAGTTAATTTTATCGATTCCTATACTCACGGGCACTACATCCTTTCGTTATTCTAATTTTATAATTCATATTAATAGTAGCTTTTTGAGACAATTTCATTTAAAATGCTCACTAATAGAAAGCGTTTTCATACGAAAAGTTAAATGCAATAACGCATGTCGTTTAATACAGTAATAAAATAAAATACGTGAAACTGCATGGTAGAACATTGAGTGTGAGATAACTTCTATCGGCTATTATTAATAATCATATTAATAGTTATTTTACCAAATTAAATAACTAAATTACAATTTATATATAAACTACATATAAGGAGATAAAGAATGAAAAAAATTGCTATA contains the following coding sequences:
- a CDS encoding hydroxymethylglutaryl-CoA synthase, translated to MSIGIDKINFYVPKYYVDMAKLAEARQVDPNKFLIGIGQTQMAVSPVSQDIVSMGANAAKDIITDDDKKHIGMVIVATESAIDNAKAAAVQIHNLLGVQPFARCFEMKEACYAATPAIQLAKDYIEKRPNEKVLVIASDTARYGIQSGGEPTQGAGAVAMLISNNPSILELNDDAVAYTEDVYDFWRPTGHKYPLVAGALSKDAYIKSFQESWNEYARREDKTLSDFESLCFHVPFTKMGKKALDSIINDADETTQERLTSGYEDAVYYNRYVGNIYTGSLYLSLISLLENRSLKGGQTIGLFSYGSGSVGEFFSATLVEGYEKQLDIEGHKALLNERQEVSVEDYESFFKRFDDLEFDHATEQTDDDKSIYYLENIQDDIRQYHIPK